One Rhipicephalus microplus isolate Deutch F79 chromosome 4, USDA_Rmic, whole genome shotgun sequence genomic window carries:
- the LOC119171822 gene encoding uncharacterized protein LOC119171822 isoform X1 — MAKRPWVRCCVPGCSKGALQRERSRALSVFRVPRDAAARELWERRLEMTPGSLRTDSQLCELHFEPSQIRRDYVHHIGGKEVRIPRGRAALLPGALPLAPPHGEEHPDPKRPSSELNSIKEHVHKLSAIHLPSKYWSCIRCHNLEGAVFATSSFNPATNDLITEKMVVVQWAPNERRETLVCETFVHGRRLGDVIVGDLCVVQQALCMLDALQLCSGVGSIEYVLEQLGGRLTAHLEHSLVAHKGTYFSHACVATVEAVGASCASCKLARKAVLTKKSALLRKNFLVSYVDSSAEIK; from the exons ATGGCAAAGCGGCCCTGGGTGCGCTGCTGCGTTCCTGGCTGCAGCAAAGGAGCGTTGCAGAGGGAGCGAAGTCGGGCTCTGTCGGTGTTTCGAGTGCCTCGCGATGCCGCGGCCAGAGAGCTGTGGGAGAGGCGGCTTGAAATGACACCCGGGTCTCTGCGGACCGACAGCCAGCTGTGCGAGCTCCACTTCGAGCCCAGCCAGATCCGTCGCGATTACGTGCACCACATTGGTGGAAAAGAG GTGAGGATACCACGCGGAAGGGCAGCATTACTGCCTGGTGCGCTACCTCTGGCACCTCCTCATGGAGAAGAGCATCCGGATCCCAAGAGGCCAAGCAGTGAGCTCAACTCCATCAAAGAACATGTGCACAAGCTCTCAGCCATCCACCTGCCCTCCAAGTACTGGTCCTGCATTCGTTGCCACAACCTCGAAGGAGCAGTGTTTGCCACTTCGTCATTTAATCCTGCCACAAACGACTTGATCACTGAGAAGATGGTGGTTGTGCAGTGGGCTCCCAATGAGAGGCGAGAAACACTTGTGTGTGAGACATTTGTACATGGACGTCGCTTGGGGGATGTGATTGTGGGTGATCTGTGTGTCGTTCAGCAGGCACTTTGTATGCTGGACGCATTGCAGCTCTGTTCAGGTGTGGGCAGCATTGAGTATGTGCTCGAGCAGTTGGGTGGTCGCCTGACAGCTCACTTGGAGCACAGTCTAGTGGCACATAAAGGCACCTACTTCAGCCATGCATGCGTGGCCACTGTGGAAGCTGTAG GTGCATCCTGTGCTTCTTGCAAGCTAGCCAGGAAGGCTGTGCTGACCAAGAAGTCTGCGTTACTCAGGAAGAACTTCCTTGTGTCATATGTTGACAGCTCTGCAGAGATTAAGTGA
- the LOC119171822 gene encoding uncharacterized protein LOC119171822 isoform X2, with product MAKRPWVRCCVPGCSKGALQRERSRALSVFRVPRDAAARELWERRLEMTPGSLRTDSQLCELHFEPSQIRRDYVHHIGGKEVRIPRGRAALLPGALPLAPPHGEEHPDPKRPSSELNSIKEHVHKLSAIHLPSKYWSCIRCHNLEGAVFATSSFNPATNDLITEKMVVVQWAPNERCILCFLQASQEGCADQEVCVTQEELPCVIC from the exons ATGGCAAAGCGGCCCTGGGTGCGCTGCTGCGTTCCTGGCTGCAGCAAAGGAGCGTTGCAGAGGGAGCGAAGTCGGGCTCTGTCGGTGTTTCGAGTGCCTCGCGATGCCGCGGCCAGAGAGCTGTGGGAGAGGCGGCTTGAAATGACACCCGGGTCTCTGCGGACCGACAGCCAGCTGTGCGAGCTCCACTTCGAGCCCAGCCAGATCCGTCGCGATTACGTGCACCACATTGGTGGAAAAGAG GTGAGGATACCACGCGGAAGGGCAGCATTACTGCCTGGTGCGCTACCTCTGGCACCTCCTCATGGAGAAGAGCATCCGGATCCCAAGAGGCCAAGCAGTGAGCTCAACTCCATCAAAGAACATGTGCACAAGCTCTCAGCCATCCACCTGCCCTCCAAGTACTGGTCCTGCATTCGTTGCCACAACCTCGAAGGAGCAGTGTTTGCCACTTCGTCATTTAATCCTGCCACAAACGACTTGATCACTGAGAAGATGGTGGTTGTGCAGTGGGCTCCCAATGAGAG GTGCATCCTGTGCTTCTTGCAAGCTAGCCAGGAAGGCTGTGCTGACCAAGAAGTCTGCGTTACTCAGGAAGAACTTCCTTGTGTCATATGTTGA